The stretch of DNA CGATGTTCGTGACGACCATGGTGAACTTCGGCTGATCGCCCACGACGTACTGCGGCTGGTTGGTGATGCCCTTGACTGCGAGCGTGGAGTCGGGGCAGTCGTCGCCTTCCTTGAGCACCGGCGGCGGCACTACGGCAGCCGTCGGTGTTGGTGTCGGTGGCGGGGCCTGTTGGGCCGGCGGCATCACCGGGGTCTTGACCTCGGGATTCTCCCCGGGAAGCGGGGTCGGCGCGGCCGCCTGAGCGGGCGTCGGCTTCTCGGCGGGCTTGCTTGGGCTGGTCGTGCTGTTCATCACGATCATCACCACGACCGCGGCGACGACGCCGACGACGAGGACCGCTATGCCCAGCGCGAGTGCCCTGCGGCGCCAGTAAATCTGCGTCGGTAGCGGGCCATGCGGTTCTAGATCCAGCACAACTTCACGGTAAGGGCAGGTCATGCTGCCTCGTCCGAGGTGACTCGGCGTGTCGGCGATGAGCGCTTGCGCGAAGAGCAGAAATCCGCGATGAGCGCTTGCGCGAAGAGCAGAAATCCGCGGGTTCAGGCTTCGCCGATGTCGCCCAGATGATCGCGCAGCACCACCTTGCCGTCGGCCAAGTGGTAGGTGAGGCCGACGATCGCCACTGTCCCCGCCGCGAGCCGTTCGGCGATGGCTGCCGACCGAATCCGCAGTTGGCTGACGGTGTCGTTGACGTGCCGTGTTTCGAACTCATCGACCCGCGTCAAGCCGGCGTGGCGGCCCTGCAAGACGGTGGGCGTGATGCGTTCCACGATGTCGCGCACATACCCGTCAGGCACCTCGCCGTCGTCGAGCACGGACAACGTCGCCTTCACCGCGCCGCAGCTGTCATGGCCCAGCACGACGATCAGCGGCACATTCAGCACCGTCACCGCGTACTCCACGGATCCAAGCACCGCGGAATCGATGACGTGGCCGGCGGTGCGCACCACGAACATGTCGCCGAGACCCTGGTCGAAGATGATCTCGGCGGCCACTCGGCTGTCGGCGCAGCCGAACACCACCGCGGTTGGCTTTTGTCCCTCGGCGAGGCTGGCGCGGTGGTCGATGCTCTGGCTGGGGTGTTCGGGCTTGCCGGCGACGAATCGCTCGTTACCCTCCTTGAGTGCTTTCCACGCGGTCACTGGATTCGTGTTGGGCATGGCCGACATTGTGCAGGAATATCAGGCTGTGATCGATTCGCGTGAGTTATCACGCTGGTACGCGCACGCACAGCGCGAGCTGCCGTGGCGTCGACCAGGCGTGACCCCGTGGCAGATCCTGGTCAGCGAGTTCATGCTGCAGCAGACGCCGGTTTCGCGAGTCGAGCCGATCTGGCTGGCCTGGGTGGATCGCTGGCCGACGCCTTCGGCGACCGCGACGGCCAGTGCGGCCGATGTGCTGCGGGCCTGGGGCAAGCTCGGTTACCCGCGACGGG from Mycobacterium sp. JS623 encodes:
- a CDS encoding carbonic anhydrase: MPNTNPVTAWKALKEGNERFVAGKPEHPSQSIDHRASLAEGQKPTAVVFGCADSRVAAEIIFDQGLGDMFVVRTAGHVIDSAVLGSVEYAVTVLNVPLIVVLGHDSCGAVKATLSVLDDGEVPDGYVRDIVERITPTVLQGRHAGLTRVDEFETRHVNDTVSQLRIRSAAIAERLAAGTVAIVGLTYHLADGKVVLRDHLGDIGEA